Proteins encoded together in one Chitinophaga lutea window:
- a CDS encoding family 43 glycosylhydrolase has translation MKNLLPFLLCISMIHQAAAQATYTNPVFDHDFPDPNVLKGKDGYFYAYSTQSDWRRQNAGGPYIMPILRSKNLVQWEHVGDALSKRPTWKKEGGIWAPDALVYRGKYMLYYSFSTWGDPNPGVGIAVSNDPKGPFEDKGKLFLSEEVGVKNSIDAFVYEDKNTPYIFWGSFKGIYCAELSKDGLQRKGDTIRITGDKYEGSYVYKRGGYYYYFGSAGSCCEGAKSTYHVMVGRSTSIKGPYVDKAGVPLLNNGGTMLLKANTGEEGFLGPGHNGDIITDKNGDTWMLYHAFHKKNDKRGRVMLLDKIEWVDGWPVIKGAAPSVGPQPAPVF, from the coding sequence ATGAAAAATTTACTCCCCTTCCTGCTGTGTATCAGCATGATACACCAGGCGGCCGCTCAGGCCACTTACACCAATCCGGTATTCGATCACGACTTCCCCGACCCGAATGTGCTCAAAGGCAAAGACGGGTACTTCTACGCCTACTCCACCCAGTCCGACTGGCGGCGCCAGAATGCGGGCGGTCCCTACATCATGCCCATCCTGCGTTCCAAAAACCTCGTGCAATGGGAACATGTGGGCGACGCCCTCTCCAAACGCCCCACCTGGAAAAAGGAAGGCGGCATCTGGGCCCCGGACGCACTGGTGTACCGCGGCAAGTACATGCTGTATTATTCGTTCTCCACCTGGGGCGATCCCAATCCCGGTGTGGGCATTGCCGTGAGCAACGACCCCAAAGGGCCGTTTGAAGACAAAGGCAAACTCTTTCTCAGCGAAGAAGTAGGCGTCAAAAATTCCATCGACGCCTTCGTGTATGAAGATAAAAACACGCCGTACATTTTCTGGGGCAGCTTCAAAGGCATTTACTGCGCGGAGCTGTCGAAAGACGGCCTGCAGCGGAAAGGCGATACCATCCGCATCACCGGCGATAAGTACGAAGGCAGTTATGTCTACAAAAGAGGCGGCTACTACTATTACTTCGGCTCCGCCGGCAGCTGCTGCGAAGGCGCGAAAAGCACCTATCATGTGATGGTGGGCAGATCAACATCCATCAAAGGCCCTTATGTCGACAAAGCCGGCGTTCCGCTGCTGAACAACGGCGGCACGATGCTGCTGAAAGCCAATACGGGAGAAGAGGGCTTTCTCGGCCCCGGCCATAACGGCGATATCATCACCGATAAGAACGGCGATACCTGGATGTTGTACCATGCCTTCCACAAAAAGAACGATAAAAGAGGCCGTGTGATGCTGCTCGATAAAATCGAGTGGGTAGACGGCTGGCCTGTGATCAAGGGGGCCGCGCCCAGCGTAGGGCCGCAACCCGCACCGGTATTCTGA
- the hemL gene encoding glutamate-1-semialdehyde 2,1-aminomutase has protein sequence MFTKSKALFEEAGKVIPGGVNSPVRAFKSVGGTPVFMQHAKGAYMYDVDGNRYIDYINSWGPMILGHAYEPVVKAIQEYAAYSTSFGAPTQLEVEVAELIVGMVPNIDMVRMVNSGTEACMSALRLARGFTGRNKVIKFEGNYHGHADSFLVSAGSGVATLGIQAVPGVTATVAADTLSVAYNNLPAVEQLIAENPDEIAAIIVEPVAGNMGCILPQPGFLEGLRSLCDQHGIIFIMDEVMTGFRLAKGGAQELFNIKADIVTFGKIIGGGMPVGAFAGRREIMEHIAPAGKIYQAGTLSGNPIAMIAGYTLLKTLNEHPSIYTQLEEKTNQLVTGLRAALGAAGVVHQINSIGSMMSVHFAEYPIVDFTAASGANNELFRRFFHAMLERGVYLPPSAFESWFISHALGQEDIDFTIDAAKASMQHIL, from the coding sequence ATGTTTACAAAAAGCAAAGCCCTGTTTGAAGAAGCCGGCAAAGTGATTCCCGGCGGGGTGAACTCGCCCGTCCGTGCATTCAAAAGCGTTGGCGGCACGCCTGTTTTTATGCAGCATGCCAAAGGCGCTTACATGTATGATGTGGACGGCAACCGTTATATCGACTACATCAATTCCTGGGGCCCCATGATCCTCGGCCATGCCTATGAGCCCGTGGTGAAAGCCATCCAGGAATACGCCGCGTATTCTACCTCTTTCGGTGCGCCCACGCAGCTGGAAGTGGAAGTGGCAGAGCTGATCGTTGGCATGGTGCCCAACATCGACATGGTGCGGATGGTGAACTCCGGCACGGAAGCCTGCATGAGCGCCCTGCGCCTTGCCCGCGGCTTCACCGGCAGGAATAAAGTGATCAAATTCGAAGGCAACTATCACGGCCATGCAGACTCGTTCCTCGTGAGCGCAGGCAGCGGCGTGGCCACCCTGGGCATCCAGGCGGTGCCCGGCGTAACGGCCACCGTAGCGGCAGACACCCTTTCCGTGGCTTACAACAACCTGCCCGCCGTAGAGCAGCTGATCGCCGAAAACCCGGACGAAATCGCCGCCATCATCGTAGAACCGGTGGCCGGCAACATGGGCTGCATCCTGCCCCAGCCGGGCTTCCTGGAAGGGCTGCGCAGCCTCTGCGACCAGCACGGCATCATATTCATCATGGACGAAGTGATGACCGGTTTCCGCCTCGCCAAAGGCGGCGCACAGGAGCTGTTCAACATCAAGGCAGACATCGTGACCTTCGGCAAAATCATCGGCGGCGGCATGCCCGTGGGCGCATTCGCCGGCAGACGCGAAATCATGGAGCACATCGCCCCGGCCGGTAAAATATACCAGGCCGGCACCCTCAGCGGCAACCCCATCGCCATGATCGCCGGTTATACCCTGCTGAAAACACTGAACGAACATCCTTCCATCTATACCCAGCTCGAAGAAAAAACGAACCAGCTGGTAACCGGCCTCCGCGCCGCCCTGGGCGCCGCGGGCGTAGTGCACCAGATCAACAGCATCGGCTCCATGATGAGCGTGCACTTCGCCGAATATCCCATCGTGGATTTCACGGCCGCATCTGGCGCCAACAACGAACTGTTCCGCCGCTTCTTCCACGCCATGCTCGAAAGAGGGGTATACCTGCCGCCGTCCGCATTTGAAAGCTGGTTCATCAGCCACGCGCTGGGCCAGGAAGATATCGACTTTACCATCGATGCCGCCAAAGCATCCATGCAACATATTCTGTAA
- the hemE gene encoding uroporphyrinogen decarboxylase, whose translation MSGLKNDLLLKALAGTPVPRPPVWMMRQAGRFLPDYIKLRDKYSFFERCQTPELATEITVMPVDQVGVDAAIIFSDILVVPQAMGMEVQLVEKLGPLLPQPVKSAADLDRITIPDVDDRLHYVMDALRLTKQTLAGRVPLIGFAGAPWTLLCYMVQGKGSKTFDEAKMFCYTQPDVAHELLHRVTETTIAYLKAQVAAGADVVQIFDSWGGLLSPQDFEEFSLQYIRRIVAALQGVCPVIVFAKGAWFALEEMAATGAQGLGLDWAIKPELARQWAGPAVTLQGNFDPAQLMKPIPAIQKAVKEMIDAFGPQRYIANLGHGILPNIPVDHAKAFVEAVKSYA comes from the coding sequence ATGAGCGGATTAAAGAACGATTTGTTGTTAAAAGCGCTGGCGGGAACACCCGTTCCCCGCCCCCCGGTATGGATGATGCGCCAGGCCGGACGCTTTCTGCCTGATTATATCAAACTGCGCGATAAATATTCTTTTTTCGAGCGCTGCCAGACGCCTGAACTGGCCACCGAAATCACGGTGATGCCGGTAGACCAGGTGGGCGTAGACGCCGCCATCATCTTTTCAGACATACTGGTGGTGCCGCAGGCCATGGGCATGGAAGTACAGCTTGTGGAGAAACTGGGCCCCCTGTTGCCGCAGCCGGTGAAATCCGCCGCCGACCTCGACAGGATAACCATCCCCGACGTGGACGACCGCCTGCATTACGTTATGGACGCCCTGCGCCTCACCAAACAGACCCTCGCGGGCCGTGTGCCTCTCATCGGGTTTGCCGGCGCGCCCTGGACGCTGCTTTGCTACATGGTACAGGGCAAAGGCTCCAAAACCTTCGACGAGGCCAAGATGTTCTGCTATACCCAGCCCGACGTGGCGCACGAACTGCTGCACCGCGTTACCGAAACCACCATCGCCTACCTGAAAGCACAGGTGGCCGCCGGTGCGGACGTGGTACAGATATTCGATTCGTGGGGCGGACTGCTGAGCCCGCAGGATTTCGAAGAATTCTCTTTACAATACATCCGCCGCATCGTGGCCGCATTACAGGGCGTTTGTCCCGTGATCGTATTTGCCAAAGGCGCGTGGTTCGCGCTGGAGGAAATGGCCGCTACCGGTGCGCAGGGCCTGGGCCTCGACTGGGCCATCAAACCCGAACTGGCCCGCCAGTGGGCCGGACCGGCCGTCACCCTGCAGGGCAACTTCGACCCGGCGCAGCTGATGAAACCCATCCCCGCCATCCAGAAAGCCGTGAAAGAAATGATCGACGCTTTCGGTCCGCAGCGCTACATCGCCAACCTCGGCCACGGCATCCTGCCCAATATCCCGGTAGACCATGCCAAAGCATTTGTGGAAGCAGTGAAGAGTTACGCCTAA
- the hemB gene encoding porphobilinogen synthase gives MIRRNRILRNTPAIRAMVAETILTPADFIAPLFVTEGKGVKEEIASMPGYYRHSLDLMAKEVKELWQLGIRSVLLFIKCADELKDNKGTEALNPDGLMQRAIKTAKEAAPGMVVMTDVALDPYSSFGHDGIVEGEEIVNDATVNVLAEMSVSHARAGADIVAPSDMMDGRILAIREALEDNNFTKTGIMAYSAKYASCFYGPFRDALDSAPGFGDKKTYQMDYANAREALKETLMDVEEGADIVMVKPAMAYLDIIRLIKDSVTVPVSAYHVSGEYAMIKAAAKMGWLNEEKAVLESLTSIKRAGADLIATYFAKDAVHLLNQ, from the coding sequence ATGATCAGAAGAAACAGGATTTTACGCAACACGCCCGCCATCCGTGCGATGGTGGCCGAGACCATACTGACCCCTGCCGACTTTATCGCACCGCTGTTCGTAACGGAAGGCAAAGGCGTGAAAGAAGAAATTGCTTCCATGCCGGGTTATTACCGCCATTCGCTCGACCTGATGGCCAAAGAGGTGAAGGAATTGTGGCAGCTGGGCATCAGGAGCGTATTGCTGTTCATTAAATGTGCGGATGAACTGAAAGACAATAAAGGCACCGAGGCGCTGAACCCCGACGGCCTGATGCAGCGCGCCATCAAAACCGCCAAGGAAGCGGCGCCCGGCATGGTGGTGATGACCGACGTAGCGCTCGACCCTTACTCTTCTTTCGGCCACGATGGCATCGTGGAAGGTGAAGAGATCGTGAACGACGCCACCGTGAACGTGCTCGCCGAAATGAGCGTGAGCCACGCCCGGGCCGGGGCAGACATCGTGGCCCCCAGCGATATGATGGACGGCCGCATCCTGGCCATCCGCGAGGCGCTGGAAGACAACAACTTTACCAAAACCGGCATTATGGCCTACAGCGCCAAATATGCCAGCTGCTTTTACGGCCCCTTCCGCGATGCGCTCGATTCCGCTCCCGGCTTCGGCGATAAAAAAACCTACCAGATGGATTACGCCAATGCCCGCGAAGCATTGAAAGAAACCCTGATGGATGTGGAAGAAGGCGCGGATATTGTGATGGTAAAACCGGCCATGGCTTACCTAGACATCATCCGCCTCATTAAAGACAGTGTGACCGTTCCGGTAAGCGCCTACCACGTCAGCGGCGAATACGCCATGATCAAGGCAGCGGCCAAAATGGGATGGCTCAACGAAGAAAAGGCCGTTCTCGAAAGCCTGACCAGCATCAAGCGGGCCGGCGCCGACCTGATCGCCACCTATTTCGCCAAAGACGCCGTTCATTTACTGAATCAATAA
- a CDS encoding DUF4142 domain-containing protein, whose translation MRKILLPLAFACLAAVACNNQASRNAQDTLSGEDTGMTKDMAQDVNKETFENDSVRGATNNISKAAEDGLYEVKLLSDGQAKTTNAAIKKMAAHMLKAHEKLNKELAELTAKKGITIPTVLEDSKIRDIQQITDKTGTDFDKAFVDELVDKHEKAINLFENTANDATDPDIKQLFTKAIPELKEHLTMAKKEQEKLKK comes from the coding sequence ATGAGAAAGATATTATTGCCGCTCGCTTTTGCATGCCTTGCTGCCGTAGCCTGTAACAACCAGGCCAGCCGTAACGCACAGGACACACTCTCCGGAGAAGACACCGGGATGACGAAAGACATGGCACAGGACGTAAACAAGGAAACATTCGAGAATGATTCAGTGCGCGGGGCTACCAATAATATTTCCAAGGCAGCGGAAGACGGGCTTTATGAAGTAAAACTGCTTTCAGACGGGCAGGCGAAAACCACCAACGCCGCCATCAAAAAAATGGCGGCGCACATGCTGAAAGCACACGAAAAACTGAACAAGGAACTGGCTGAGCTGACTGCTAAAAAAGGCATCACCATTCCTACGGTTTTAGAAGACAGCAAGATCAGGGATATTCAGCAGATCACCGACAAAACGGGTACTGATTTTGATAAAGCTTTTGTAGACGAATTAGTGGATAAACATGAAAAGGCTATCAACCTGTTTGAGAATACGGCCAACGATGCAACAGACCCGGATATCAAACAGCTGTTCACGAAAGCGATACCCGAATTGAAGGAACACCTGACAATGGCGAAGAAAGAACAGGAGAAGCTGAAAAAATAA
- the hemC gene encoding hydroxymethylbilane synthase: protein MEKIIRIGTRDSQLAMWQATLVRDLLTANGHTVELVPIKSEGDIDLVTPLYEIGVQGIFTKSLDLALLNDRIDVAVHSFKDVPTQLPQGLLNAAVLERGPVKDLLVYKQDTAFLDDPAYTAHIGTSSIRRKAQWLRRYPHHQLHNLRGNVIKRLEKLAAENWDAAIFAAAGLERINVRPANSVILDWMLPAPAQGAIVAACRENDAFIREALAPLHHAETALCTGVEREFLRTLLGGCTTPISAYAYIRDGQLHFEGNLCSLNGDASFTVTRQSAAGNTAGMGKDAAEEVLAQGGREVIEVIRNVQH, encoded by the coding sequence ATGGAAAAAATCATCAGGATAGGCACCAGGGACAGCCAGCTCGCCATGTGGCAGGCCACCCTGGTAAGGGATCTTTTAACCGCAAACGGGCATACGGTAGAACTGGTGCCCATTAAAAGCGAAGGCGACATAGACCTCGTGACCCCCTTGTATGAAATCGGCGTGCAGGGGATTTTCACCAAAAGCCTCGACCTGGCCCTCCTGAATGACCGCATCGATGTGGCCGTTCATTCTTTCAAAGACGTGCCCACCCAATTGCCGCAGGGCCTTCTCAATGCCGCCGTGCTGGAACGCGGGCCGGTGAAAGACCTGCTGGTATACAAACAAGACACCGCATTTTTAGACGATCCTGCGTATACCGCCCACATCGGCACCAGCAGCATCCGCCGCAAGGCGCAGTGGCTGCGGCGTTATCCTCATCACCAGCTGCACAACCTGCGCGGCAACGTGATCAAACGCCTGGAAAAACTGGCCGCCGAAAACTGGGATGCCGCTATTTTCGCAGCGGCCGGTCTGGAACGCATCAACGTGCGCCCCGCCAACTCCGTGATACTCGACTGGATGCTGCCCGCACCCGCACAAGGCGCCATTGTGGCGGCCTGCCGCGAAAATGACGCCTTTATCAGGGAAGCCCTGGCGCCCCTCCACCATGCCGAAACCGCCTTGTGCACCGGCGTAGAGAGGGAATTCCTGCGCACCCTGCTGGGCGGCTGCACCACTCCCATCAGCGCCTACGCCTACATCCGCGACGGGCAACTGCACTTTGAAGGGAACCTCTGCAGCCTCAACGGCGATGCCTCTTTCACCGTCACCCGCCAGTCCGCCGCCGGCAATACCGCGGGAATGGGCAAGGATGCCGCGGAAGAAGTACTGGCGCAGGGCGGCCGCGAAGTGATCGAAGTAATCAGAAATGTCCAACATTAA
- the hemF gene encoding oxygen-dependent coproporphyrinogen oxidase, producing the protein MSIKDQFIPFIHQLQNDICGAVEAIDGKATFREDKWEREGGGGGITRVIADGNVFQKGGVNTSVVHGKLPPVMAQQFKVADNSSFLAAGISLVIHPQNPYVPTVHANFRYFELYGENGEIADSWFGGGADLTPYYVFEEDGSHFHRTFKAACDPFGQELYPLYKKHCDEYFVNKHRNNEARGIGGIFYDYLRPQPGRTAEQLLQFQFANGNAFIPSYLPLVEKRKDLPYTEAQVHWQEYRRGRYVEFNLIHDRGTLFGLKTNGRIESILMSLPAKARWEYDYHPAPGSPEAELLEYLKPRDWVKE; encoded by the coding sequence ATGAGCATCAAAGATCAGTTCATTCCCTTCATCCATCAGCTGCAGAACGACATCTGCGGCGCCGTGGAAGCGATAGACGGGAAAGCGACGTTCCGGGAAGACAAATGGGAACGCGAAGGCGGCGGCGGCGGTATCACCCGCGTGATCGCCGACGGCAACGTGTTCCAGAAAGGCGGCGTGAACACTTCCGTAGTACACGGCAAACTGCCGCCCGTAATGGCGCAGCAGTTCAAAGTGGCCGACAACAGCAGCTTCCTCGCAGCGGGCATTTCGCTGGTGATACACCCGCAGAACCCGTATGTGCCCACCGTTCATGCCAATTTCCGGTATTTCGAACTGTACGGCGAAAACGGGGAGATCGCGGACAGCTGGTTCGGCGGCGGCGCAGACCTTACGCCTTATTATGTTTTCGAGGAAGACGGCAGCCATTTCCACCGTACGTTCAAAGCCGCCTGCGATCCATTCGGCCAAGAGCTGTACCCGCTGTATAAAAAACATTGCGACGAGTACTTCGTGAATAAACACCGGAACAATGAGGCGCGCGGCATCGGGGGGATTTTTTATGACTACCTCCGCCCGCAGCCCGGCCGCACAGCCGAACAGCTGCTGCAGTTCCAGTTCGCCAACGGCAACGCGTTCATTCCATCGTACCTGCCGCTGGTCGAAAAAAGGAAAGACCTTCCTTACACCGAGGCGCAGGTGCACTGGCAGGAATACCGCCGCGGACGGTACGTGGAATTCAATCTCATTCACGACCGGGGCACGCTCTTCGGGCTGAAAACCAACGGGCGCATCGAGTCCATCCTCATGAGCCTGCCCGCCAAAGCACGCTGGGAGTATGATTATCATCCCGCCCCCGGCAGCCCGGAAGCGGAACTGCTCGAATATCTCAAACCGCGCGATTGGGTAAAAGAATAG
- a CDS encoding S9 family peptidase, giving the protein MQRFYVMLLALTAGISASAQQKKDLSPDDYARWQNIAGTALSHNGHWIGYQITVQEDNDTLYLVNNGNGKRFALEFASAPEFSKDNQWVAYKIGVSYKEAEKLREQKMPPKTNMGLLNLNTGRKEVISDVDNFGFSKNGKFLAVQLTPPKENKDKGSVVLLRNLADSTTRTIGNVTAFEFNKKSDYLAYIVESANQAGNSVELFNLGNYSLKVLASDTCKFSKLTWSKEGDGLTFFKTVKNDKYEEENAQVYLYAPLYKNPSLKIFDPSKQAGFPDSLRVNPASSLRVSDDLSLVFFNIRNWTKKKDAAKKDTAKTAGKADTAKALAAKTDTAKKSAPAVAKKEDKPAAVDVWHWKDKEIQPRQKITYMQDKERSFQSVWNAATGRYFQLASDTTPSSMMGANQHYTLLANDAKYRPAFKEDYADYYIVNVRNGDKKLFGEKIVLSYGYAPQISPDGKYVLYYKDKHWFSYNTGTGATVNLTQHIGETFENYKDDHPAVKPPFGMGGWTKGDKEVLLYDEFDVYAVKPDGKGARKLTDGREEEIVHRVTRVDYEEPYLDDSQPIFMNLYGDKTKYFGYGKVEKGKFSRLAYDNVMYTGLIKAKEADVFSYVKMDYDQSPELYVSKAFQGEDKVASTNPQQKDYKWGRSELVSFTNKKGKKMQGALFYPADYQPGKQYPMVVYIYETLSNTVHFYTQPNRRSAYNTTNFTTGGYFIFRPDIVYDINDPGMSAVDCVVPAVEEVLKTGMIDKNKVGLMGHSWGAYQTSFIITQTDLFKAACAGAPLTNLISMSLSIYWNSGIPDQKIFETSQGRFDGPWYERMQEHMRNSPIYQAANIKAPLLVAFGDKDGAVDWHQGIEMYGTMRRMEKPHVMLVYADENHGLAKKENQIDYQQRQREWFDHYLLGKPAAKWITEGVSYVEKMKVQEKAAK; this is encoded by the coding sequence ATGCAACGTTTCTATGTGATGTTGTTGGCGCTCACGGCCGGTATCTCCGCCAGCGCACAACAAAAAAAAGACCTGTCGCCCGACGACTATGCCCGATGGCAGAACATAGCCGGCACCGCACTTTCCCACAACGGCCACTGGATCGGCTACCAGATCACCGTACAGGAAGACAATGATACCCTCTACCTCGTGAACAACGGCAACGGCAAACGTTTTGCCCTGGAGTTCGCCAGCGCGCCGGAGTTTTCGAAAGACAACCAGTGGGTGGCCTACAAAATCGGCGTGTCGTACAAGGAGGCCGAAAAACTGCGCGAGCAGAAGATGCCACCCAAAACCAACATGGGCCTGCTCAACCTGAACACGGGCCGCAAGGAAGTGATCTCGGATGTGGACAATTTTGGTTTCTCCAAAAACGGGAAATTCCTCGCCGTGCAGCTCACGCCGCCGAAAGAAAATAAAGACAAAGGCTCCGTGGTGCTGCTCCGCAACCTGGCAGACAGTACCACCCGCACCATCGGGAACGTCACGGCCTTCGAGTTCAATAAAAAGAGCGATTACCTCGCCTACATCGTGGAATCCGCCAACCAGGCCGGCAACTCCGTGGAGCTGTTCAACCTCGGCAATTATTCCCTGAAAGTACTGGCCAGCGATACCTGCAAGTTCTCGAAGCTCACCTGGTCGAAAGAAGGCGACGGGCTGACGTTTTTCAAAACCGTGAAAAACGACAAATACGAGGAAGAAAACGCGCAGGTATATCTCTATGCGCCGTTGTATAAAAATCCTTCCCTGAAAATATTCGACCCGTCCAAACAGGCCGGTTTCCCGGACAGCTTACGCGTCAACCCGGCTTCCTCGCTGCGCGTGAGCGACGACCTCAGCCTCGTGTTCTTCAATATCCGCAACTGGACGAAGAAAAAAGACGCCGCTAAAAAAGATACGGCCAAAACCGCCGGCAAAGCGGATACCGCCAAAGCGCTGGCCGCCAAAACGGATACCGCGAAAAAATCCGCGCCGGCCGTTGCTAAAAAAGAAGACAAACCCGCCGCAGTGGACGTGTGGCACTGGAAAGACAAGGAAATCCAGCCCCGCCAGAAAATCACCTACATGCAGGACAAGGAGCGCAGTTTCCAGTCTGTCTGGAATGCCGCCACCGGCCGCTATTTCCAGCTGGCGAGCGATACCACGCCGTCGTCCATGATGGGCGCCAACCAGCACTACACCCTGCTGGCCAACGATGCCAAATACCGGCCGGCCTTTAAAGAAGACTATGCGGATTATTACATCGTGAACGTACGCAATGGCGACAAGAAACTGTTCGGCGAAAAGATCGTACTGTCGTATGGTTACGCCCCGCAGATTTCCCCCGATGGCAAATACGTGCTGTACTACAAAGACAAACACTGGTTCTCCTACAATACCGGTACCGGTGCTACCGTGAACCTCACACAGCACATCGGCGAAACGTTCGAGAATTACAAAGACGATCATCCTGCCGTTAAACCGCCGTTTGGCATGGGCGGATGGACGAAGGGCGATAAAGAAGTGCTGCTGTACGACGAGTTCGACGTGTACGCTGTTAAACCCGACGGAAAGGGCGCCCGCAAACTGACCGACGGCCGCGAAGAGGAGATCGTGCACCGCGTAACCCGCGTAGATTATGAAGAGCCCTACCTCGACGACAGCCAGCCGATATTCATGAACCTCTACGGCGATAAAACAAAATATTTCGGCTACGGCAAAGTAGAGAAAGGCAAATTCTCGCGGCTGGCATACGACAACGTGATGTACACCGGCCTCATCAAAGCGAAGGAAGCCGATGTGTTTTCGTACGTTAAAATGGACTACGACCAGTCCCCCGAGCTTTATGTCAGCAAGGCTTTCCAGGGCGAAGACAAAGTAGCCTCCACCAATCCCCAGCAGAAAGATTACAAATGGGGCAGGAGCGAGCTGGTATCTTTCACCAACAAGAAAGGCAAAAAGATGCAGGGTGCACTGTTTTACCCCGCCGATTACCAGCCTGGCAAACAGTACCCGATGGTGGTGTACATTTATGAAACCCTGTCGAACACCGTGCATTTTTATACCCAGCCCAACCGCAGAAGCGCTTACAATACCACCAACTTCACCACCGGCGGTTATTTCATTTTCCGTCCTGACATCGTGTACGACATCAACGACCCTGGTATGAGCGCCGTGGATTGTGTGGTGCCGGCCGTGGAGGAAGTGCTGAAAACCGGCATGATCGACAAAAACAAAGTGGGTCTGATGGGGCATAGCTGGGGCGCGTACCAGACGAGCTTCATCATCACGCAAACCGACCTTTTCAAAGCTGCCTGCGCCGGTGCGCCGCTCACCAACCTGATCAGCATGTCGCTTTCCATTTACTGGAACAGCGGCATCCCCGACCAGAAGATTTTCGAAACCAGCCAGGGCCGCTTCGATGGCCCGTGGTACGAGCGCATGCAGGAGCATATGCGCAACTCGCCCATCTACCAGGCCGCCAACATCAAAGCGCCGCTGCTCGTTGCTTTTGGGGATAAAGACGGCGCGGTAGACTGGCACCAGGGCATCGAAATGTACGGCACCATGCGCCGCATGGAAAAACCGCACGTGATGCTGGTGTACGCCGACGAAAACCACGGCCTGGCGAAAAAAGAAAACCAGATCGACTACCAGCAGCGGCAGCGCGAATGGTTCGACCACTACCTGCTGGGAAAACCGGCGGCGAAGTGGATCACCGAAGGCGTGAGTTATGTGGAGAAGATGAAGGTGCAGGAGAAGGCTGCGAAATAA
- a CDS encoding uroporphyrinogen-III synthase, translated as MSNIKYSILSTKLLSPELVREAAEQGIAVTSQLFIDIQPSVTDEATDDCKNLLFHGGVMVFTSPNAVKALASEEGGLYEYLQDRSFGFHTAGPTPCHVYCLQGATLAAVEEHMPYLLVAATAANSAELAQKMLAHEVSVVTFFCGNIRRQELPDMLRANGVGVTEHVVYRTTETPATLEETFNGILFLSPSSVRSFFSANRLPGHTVCFAIGETTAEALREVTDNKVIVSPTPSMSALLETAIYYFNNINCYE; from the coding sequence ATGTCCAACATTAAATATAGCATACTCAGCACCAAACTGTTGTCGCCCGAGCTCGTGAGAGAGGCGGCGGAGCAGGGCATTGCCGTTACCTCGCAGCTTTTCATCGATATTCAGCCCTCCGTGACGGATGAAGCGACGGATGACTGCAAAAACTTATTGTTCCATGGCGGGGTGATGGTTTTCACCAGCCCCAATGCCGTGAAAGCGCTGGCAAGCGAAGAGGGAGGCCTATACGAGTACCTGCAGGACCGCAGTTTTGGATTCCATACCGCCGGGCCGACCCCCTGCCATGTTTATTGCCTGCAAGGCGCCACGCTGGCCGCCGTGGAAGAGCATATGCCCTATCTGCTGGTGGCCGCCACGGCAGCCAACTCCGCGGAGCTGGCCCAAAAGATGCTGGCGCATGAGGTGAGTGTCGTCACGTTCTTCTGCGGCAACATCCGCCGCCAGGAACTGCCGGACATGCTCAGGGCCAACGGCGTTGGCGTAACGGAGCATGTGGTGTACCGCACCACCGAAACCCCAGCGACGCTGGAGGAAACCTTCAACGGCATCCTCTTTTTAAGTCCCAGCAGCGTGCGGAGCTTTTTCTCCGCCAACCGCCTGCCCGGGCACACCGTTTGTTTCGCTATCGGGGAAACTACGGCCGAGGCACTCCGGGAAGTGACGGACAACAAAGTGATCGTTAGTCCTACACCCTCCATGAGCGCCCTTCTTGAAACAGCTATTTATTATTTTAACAATATCAATTGCTACGAATGA